In the Centroberyx gerrardi isolate f3 chromosome 9, fCenGer3.hap1.cur.20231027, whole genome shotgun sequence genome, one interval contains:
- the tie1 gene encoding tyrosine-protein kinase receptor Tie-1 yields MRITTIMGILWVCVLCFIDLSDAVMDLTMISTAEVTHANYFSISCITGERNAAQIDLDIMRDNKILIFPRKPNFKVHRPRNKEVVAKDFRDLDNIGIFYCETTQEVAPLDKVTMINNFGRAKFVPTHLTLTANKGETVHLSMQLLSTQKRDVTWKYNGNYYYMTHWNDVTNSTAVLTVENAAYANQGIYSASYVGDSPLQGAWMRLIVRDCPSKKWGPYCDKDCPECLNGGVCHDADGDCICPPGFMGTRCETACRDGMFGRNCQESCSLELNCKGLRFCLPDPYGCSCASGWFGSRCETACHNDTYGPDCRLSCKCKNGGVCNRFSGCQCPTGWRGQNCEKSDRAPQILDMGSSLEWNLNSKPRILCSATGNPLPSHTSIELRKLDSTVLKASRTTMDSNKSTAQFEIPRLNAEHGGLWECRVSTNGGQDSRKFNLTVKEPPVPTTPPKLLEKRSKQLVVMPVDSYRGDGPIISTKLLYKPMENGDSWSSIIVYSDREPITLMNLKPSTRYHVRVQLSRPGEGGEGAPGPEAIMETDCPEPTVRPEIDISSLEGRNATVRWRLPGSNGMGTSAGAASGFLVQLFGPSPSSEKLWEETTLLNVLSTKFHNLEYQRDYTAVVRLINCGSQGPASKPYHFRINSQGPSSPRDVKAMPLSVSAVQVRWQPPEDPNGGIVKYVIEYQSVGHGSPHPWVDTDDGNKTTKDVTALNGSTLYQFRVRAFSKVPGEWSQFVQAMTQGDGLQSFTPTTQGVGGRPAGEGYQLLVAVVGSVTVTCVTILLALLALFFIRKTLLNRRRTFTYQSGSGEETILQFNSGTLTLTRRPKPTPEPLTYPILEWEDIKFEDVIGEGNFGQVIKAMIKKDGSKMSAAIKMLKEFASENDHRDFAGELEVLCKLGQHPNIINLIGACENRGYLYIAIEYAPYGNLLDFLRKSRVLETDPAFAKEHGTASTLTSQQLLQFSVDVATGMHYLSDKQFIHRDLAARNVLVGDNLVAKIADFGLSRGEEVYVKKTMGRLPVRWMAIESLNYSVYTTKSDVWSFGVLLWEIVSLGGTPYCGMTCAELYEKLPQGYRMEQPRNCDDEVYELMRQCWRDRPYERPPFSQISVQLNRMQEARKAYVNMALFENFTYAGIDATAEEA; encoded by the exons ATGAGGATTACAACTATAATGGGgattttgtgggtgtgtgtattgtgCTTCATTGATTTATCAG ACGCTGTGATGGACCTGACCATGATCTCCACAGCGGAGGTGACCCACGCCAATTACTTCTCCATCTCTTGTATCACCGGTGAGCGCAACGCCGCCCAGATCGACCTGGACATCATGAGAGACAACAAGATCCTCATATTCCCCAGGAAACCCAACTTCAAGGTGCACAGGCCCAGGAACAAGGAGGTGGTGGCCAAAGACTTCCGCGACCTGGACAACATCGGCATCTTCTACTGCGAAACCACTCAGGAAGTCGCCCCGCTCGACAAGGTCACCATGATCAACAACTTTGGCAGAG CAAAGTTTGTCCCGACCCACCTGACACTGACTGCTAACAAAGGAGAGACAGTTCACCTCAGCATGCAGCTCCTCAGCACCCAAAAGAGAGATGTGACTTGGAAGTATAACG GAAACTACTATTACATGACTCACTGGAACGATGTGACCAACAGTACTGCTGTGCTGACTGTGGAGAACGCAGCTTATGCCAACCAAGGCATCTACAGTGCCAGCTATGTGGGGGACAGCCCCCTCCAGGGCGCCTGGATGAGGCTCATTGTCCGAG ACTGTCCCAGTAAGAAGTGGGGTCCTTACTGTGACAAGGACTGTCCAGAGTGTCTCAACGGGGGTGTGTGTCATGATGCAGATGGAGACTGTATCTGCCCTCCAGGGTTCATGGGCACGCGCTGTGAGACAG CCTGCAGAGATGGAATGTTTGGCCGAAACTGCCAGGAGTCCTGTAGCTTAGAGCTGAACTGTAAGGGGCTTCGCTTCTGCCTACCAGACCCTTACGGCTGCTCCTGTGCCAGCGGCTGGTTCGGGAGTCGCTGTGAGACGG CCTGCCATAATGACACGTATGGCCCAGACTGCAGGCTGAGTTGTAAGTGCAAGAATGGAGGAGTTTGCAACCGCTTCAGTGGATGCCAGTGTCCCACGGGATGGAGGGGACAGAACTGTGAAAAGTCAG ACCGGGCTCCCCAGATCCTGGACATGGGTAGTAGTTTGGAGTGGAATCTGAACTCCAAGCCCAGGATCTTGTGTTCAGCCACGGGCAACCCCCTACCCAGCCACACCAGCATCGAGCTGCGCAAGCTGGACAGCACTGTGCTCAAG GCCTCTCGCACTACCATGGACTCGAATAAGAGTACGGCCCAGTTTGAGATCCCTCGCCTGAACGCTGAACATGGAGGCCTCTGGGAGTGCAGGGTCTCTACCAACGGAGGCCAGGACTCCCGCAAGTTCAACCTCACCGTCAAAG AGCCCCCGGTGCCCACCACTCCCCCCAAGCTGCTGGAGAAGAGGAGCAAGCAGCTGGTGGTAATGCCAGTGGACTCCTACCGAGGAGACGGCCCCATTATTTCCACCAAGCTCCTCTACAAGCCCATGGAGAACGGAGACTCGTGGTCCTCCATCATAG TCTACAGTGACAGAGAGCCCATCACGCTGATGAACCTGAAGCCATCGACACGCTACCATGTCCGTGTCCAACTGAGCCGGCccggggaaggaggagagggggccCCGGGGCCAGAGGCCATCATGGAGACCGACTGTCCTG AGCCCACAGTTCGGCCTGAGATTGACATCAGCTCGTTGGAAGGTCGAAATGCCACTGTACGCTGGCGATTGCCTGGCAGCAACGGTATGGGCACTAGTGCAGGTGCAGCCAGCGGCTTTTTAGTGCAGCTCTTCGGGCCTTCGCCCTCCAGTGAGAAACTATGGGAGGAGACCACCCTGCTCAATGTGCTTTCTACCAAGTTCCACAACCTGGAGTACCAGCGAGACTACACTGCGGTGGTGCGCCTCATCAACTGTGGCAGCCAGGGGCCGGCCTCCAAGCCCTACCACTTCCGCATCAACAGCCAGG gcCCATCATCCCCACGCGACGTCAAGGCCATGCCTCTGTCCGTGTCAGCCGTTCAGGTGAGGTGGCAGCCCCCTGAGGACCCCAACGGAGGCATCGTTAAATATGTCATAGAGTACCAGTCAGTTGGCCATGGCAGCCCCCACCCTTGGGTGGACACGGACGATGGGAACAAGACCACCAAGGATGTGACGGCGCTCAATGGCAGTACGCTCTACCAGTTCCGTGTGAGGGCATTCTCCAAAGTCCCGGGAGAGTGGAGCCAGTTTGTTCAGGCAATGACGCAAGGGGATG GCCTCCAGAGCTTCACCCCGACCACCCAGGGTGTGGGTGGGAGGCCTGCCGGGGAGGGTTACCAGCTGTTGGTGGCAGTGGTGGGCTCTGTGACCGTCACCTGTGTGACTATCCTGCTGGCGCTGCTGGCCCTCTTCTTCATTCGCAAGACGCTGCTCAACCGGCGACGCACGTTCACCTACCAGTCCGGATCG GGTGAGGAGACCATCCTGCAGTTTAACTCAGGCACTCTGACCTTGACACGGAGGCCCAAACCAACCCCAGAGCCCCTCACCTATCCAATCCTGGAGTGGGAGGACATTAAGTTCGAAGATGTCATTGGAGAAGGCAACTTTGGCCAG GTCATCAAAGCCATGATCAAGAAGGACGGCAGCAAGATGAGCGCCGCCATCAAGATGCTGAAAG AGTTTGCCTCAGAGAATGACCACCGAGACTTTGCAGGGGAGCTGGAGGTGCTGTGTAAACTAGGCCAGCATCCCAACATTATCAACCTCATAGGAGCCTGTGAGAACAGAG gctaCCTGTACATAGCCATAGAATACGCTCCCTATGGTAACCTTCTAGACTTTCTGAGGAAGAGTCGAGTGTTGGAGACGGACCCGGCCTTTGCCAAGGAGCACGGCACTGCCTCCACCCTCACCtctcagcagctgctgcagttcTCTGTGGACGTGGCAACCGGGATGCACTACCTCAGCGACAAACag tTCATCCACAGGGATTTGGCAGCCAGGAATGTTCTTGTAGGGGACAACCTTGTGGCAAAGATAGCAGACTTCGGCCTGTCCCGCGGAGAGGAGGTTTATGTTAAGAAGACCATG GGGAGGCTGCCTGTGCGCTGGATGGCCATCGAGTCCCTGAACTACAGCGTGTATACGACCAAGAGTGACGT GTGGTCTTTTGGCGTTCTTCTCTGGGAGATTGTAAGCTTAG
- the c9h1orf210 gene encoding type III endosome membrane protein TEMP, giving the protein MEPSSNDTHSTTIPATTQNGTLTSQTDKPTSQNWEFLVAVLATAISISILIALLAKCQVVRRYLASYRHTRLRDGDNVSQCDHAGLEVEFAMHGGRGMNPHSVPHVGEDEDDDDGFIEDNYIQASERERAERAAEDMGDTEEEEEMDIEFAIA; this is encoded by the exons ATGGAACCATCATCAAATGACACACATTCTACAACTATCCCAGCAACAACACAAAATG GCACACTGACAAGCCAGACAGACAAACCCACCTCTCAAAACTGGGAGTTTCTGGTGGCCGTCCTGGCCACagccatctccatctccattctCATCGCCCTCCTGGCTAAATGCCAGGTGGTGCGGCGCTACCTGGCCAGCTACAGGCACACCAGGCTGAGGGACGGAGACAACGTTAGCCAGTGTGACCACGCCG GCTTGGAAGTGGAATTTGCCATGCACGGGGGGCGTGGAATGAACCCTCACTCTGTCCCTCATGTGGGCGAGGATGAAGACGATGATGATGGCTTCATCGAGGATAACTACATCCAggccagtgagagagagagggctgagaGGGCAGCGGAGGACAtgggagacacagaggaagaggaggagatggataTTGAATTTGCCATCGCTTAG